One window of Quercus robur chromosome 5, dhQueRobu3.1, whole genome shotgun sequence genomic DNA carries:
- the LOC126728865 gene encoding 26S proteasome non-ATPase regulatory subunit 4 homolog, with the protein MDLAAGIQVAQLALKHRQNKKQQQYLFPIKQEKKTLESIGRKLKKNSVPLDIVNFSEEDDAKTEKLDALLAAVNNNDTSHIVHVPPGPNALSDVLISTPIFTGDGEGGSGFAAAAAAAAAGGVTGFEFGVDPNLDPELALALRVSMEEERARQEAAAKKAAEETSKQEKEEGQPSGTQDATMTEHASVGTSEADNKTTDLMVGAIFCS; encoded by the exons ATGGACCTGGCTGCTGGCATTCAGGTGGCGCAGTTGGCCCTTAAGCAtcgccaaaataaaaaacagcaaCAATATTTATT TCCTATCAAACAAGAGAAAAAGACATTGGAGTCTATTGgaagaaagttaaaaaagaacAGTGTACCACTTGATATTGTAAATTTCAGTGAAGAAGATGATGCGAAGACAGAGAAGCTGGATGCACTTCTTGCTGCCGTTAACAACAATGACACTAGCCACATTGTACATGTTCCACCTGGCCCTAATGCTCTTTCTGATGTACTTATAAG TACACCCATCTTCACTGGGGATGGGGAAGGTGGAAGTGGTTTTGCAGCAGCAGCAGCTGCAGCTGCAGCTGGTGGAGTCACTGGTTTTGAGTTTGGTGTGGATCCCAACCTGGATCCTGAACTGGCTCTTGCTCTGAGAGTTTCAATGGAAGAAGAGAGGGCGAGGCAAGAAGCAGCTGCTAAAAAGGCTGCAGAGGAGACTtctaaacaagaaaaagaagagggaCAGCCATCTGGAACACAGGATGCAACAATGACTGAGCATGCAAGTGTTGGAACTTCTGAAGCTGACAATAAAACAACTGATTTAATGGTTGGTGCCATTTTCTGCTCATGA
- the LOC126728867 gene encoding uncharacterized protein LOC126728867 has protein sequence MSSSQSLKNIDINVYFGGPLYNPEGIDGFPFRGEGIECYYMMLRRKLKTLTDLKRKIMDELKLNPAWYDIKIIYRYPQEVLHERINYGYMAIKEDKHVKMMFNRIQKMSQVNAAELYVSLEASVDNSTEVVQETSTALQFTTLDNGCTTMGGYAMGGYTLPSQDYVANTGETLYSQETHLEEEDEDEDEDEDHAANDNINNDDMDQYEERIEQGDFENDVDEHEVVPNFEEENMEYHDEGDADDDDIGVQHDTDTTVGYRAPADSFYANTWEDMVDPSLLQIPFLCTWQDGMHFCKGLTFANKAAVKRALIIYAAKDNRNFSIQRSSTTQLCAACVDDNCKWYVGAYMKSKLNGLWMVTSYVGPHSCIPFGLRRDGRMMDSNFVASEIVGRLRKKHTATIDELWEIIRTKYDHELSYYKVWDAKQKAIAKIFGDWEESYQRLRKLLLAYLDQDSGTQYSYHTIPRPLEGTTLLRYVYWAFAPCIAAFQYCRPVISIDGTHLYGKYKGVLMIAMATDANQKVLPIAFAVVDKESGASWGWFLECLRTSIERVIENKDICIISDRHKGIKCAIREWPRGQDGREQVYHRYCLRHVASNFNTHFDNPTLKALALKAGYATHDAKFVSIMQTIKEAEINLLRGVDPTDRRIIRYMPYTYLMSEDVDKWTQSHDGGRRYGAMTTNISECFNGVLKGARGLPIAAMVEFTFFKLVAYFHDRHKQITSDLSRGKVWSDYAMEIYNKNEQKIAGHTLRNYNHAEGIYQVVTPYNDHRAGGGNHSHDVRIFDRTCGCGKWQNLKIPCSHAIKVLKGLHLDAPSYIDPCYSLNNAILTYSHKIKPQVFKEQIEQLKEMEKVLAAENARLCEKVNFCNYYY, from the exons ATGTCAA GTTCACAATCTTTGAAGAATATTGACATAAATGTATACTTCGGTGGACCCCTTTACAATCCTGAAGGGATTGACGGATTTCCATTTAGAGGGGAGGGTATTGAATGCTACTACATGATGTTACGTCGTAAGTTGAAGACGTTGActgatttgaagaggaaaataatggACGAATTGAAATTGAACCCTGCTTGGTATGACATCAAGATTATTTATCGTTACCCACAAGAAGTTCTTCATGAACGGATAAATTACGGGTATATGGCGATTAAAGAAGATAAACATGTAAAGATGATGTTTAATAGGATCCAGAAAATGTCCCAAGTAAATGCTGCTGAGTTGTATGTAAGTTTGGAGGCGAGTGTAGACAACAGTACTGAGGTGGTGCAAGAAACATCTACGGCTTTACAATTTACAACCCTAGATAATGGATGCACTACAATGGGAGGGTATGCAATGGGAGGTTATACGCTCCCATCTCAAGATTATGTTGCAAATACTGGTGAAACCCTCTACTCTCAAGAGACACATTTAGAggaggaagacgaagacgaagacgaagacgaagatcaTGCTGCGAATGATAACATAAATAATGATGATATGGATCAGTACGAAGAGAGGATTGAGCAAGGTGACTTTGAGAACGATGTGGATGAGCATGAAGTCGTTCCtaattttgaagaggaaaatatggagtaccatgatgaaggtgatgcagatgatgatgatattggtGTCCAGCATGATACAGATACGACCGTTGGCTACAGAGCTCCTGCGGACTCATTCTACGCAAATACTTGGGAAGATATGGTTGATCCTTCACTTCTTCAGATAccatttctttgtacttggcaagatgggatgcatttttgtaaagggttgacttttgcaaataaagCTGCGGTGAAGCGTGCATTGATAATATACGCAGCAAAGGATAATAGAAATTTCTCCATCCAAAGGTCGAGCACAACTCAATTGTGCGCCGCATGCGTTGACGACAACTGCAAGTGGTACGTTGGGGCATACATGAAGTCTAAATTGAATGGTCTGTGGATGGTCACGTCTTATGTGGGTCCACACAGTTGTATACCCTTTGGGCTGCGAAGAGACGGTAGAATGAtggattctaattttgttgcatCAGAAATTGTGGGAAGATTGCGAAAAAAGCACACTGCTACTATTGATGAGCTTTGGGAGATCATACGTACTAAGTATGATCATgagctttcttactataaagTATGGGACGCAAAACAGAAGGCAATTGCTAAGATTTTTGGGGATTGGGAGGAGTCTTACCAAAGGTTGCGAAAGTTGTTGTTGGCATACTTGGATCAGGATTCGGGTACCCAGTATAGCTATCACACCATACCTAGGCCATTAGAAGGTACTACGTTACTGCGCTATGTATATTGGGCATTCGCTCCATGCATTGCTGCATTCCAGTATTGCAGGCCAGTGATCAGTATTGATGGAACTCATTTATATGGTAAATACAAAGGGGTATTGATGATTGCAATGGCAACGGATGCTAATCAAAAGGTTTTGCCTATCGCCTTTGCTGTTGTGGATAAGGAGTCAGGGGCtagttgggggtggtttttAGAGTGTCTCAGGACTTCGATAGAGCGTGTTATTGAAAACAAGGACATTTGCATTATTTCTGACCGACATAAAGGTATCAAATGCGCCATTCGAGAGTGGCCTAGAGGGCAAGACGGAAGAGAACAGGTATATCATcgatattgccttcgacatgttgctagcaacttcaacacacACTTTGATAACCCGACTCTAAAGGCATTGGCCTTGAAAGCTGGATATGCGACTCATGATGCTAAATTTGTGTCTATAATGCAAACCATTAAAGAGGCCGAGATTAATTTACTGAGGGGTGTAGACCCTACTGATCGCCGGATTATACGTTATATGCCATACACATATCTAATGAGTGAGGATGTAGACAAATGGACCCAGTCACATGATGGTGGAAGACGTTacggggcaatgacaaccaatatcTCTGAGTGCTTTAATGGGGTTCTTAAAGGTGCCCGCGGTTTGCCCATTGCTGCAATGGTTGAGTtcactttttttaaacttgttgcATATTTCCACGATCGACATAAACAAATTACTTCTGATCTCTCTCGAGGTAAGGTGTGGAGTGATTATGCAATGGAGATCTATAACAAAAATGAGCAGAAAATTGCAGGACACACTCTGAGGAATTATAATCATGCAGAGGGTATATATCAAGTGGTTACCCCGTATAACGACCATAGAGCTGGAGGGGGAAATCACAGTCATGATGTGCGCATATTTGATAGAACATGTGGTTGTGGAAAGTGGCAAAACTTGaagatcccttgttcacatgcaattaaagttCTTAAAGGTCTGCATCTCGATGCGCCTAGCTATATTGACCCATGTTACAGTCTGAACAACGCCATTCTCACATATTCACATAAAATCAAG CCTCAGGTTTTCAAGGAACAAATTGAGCAACTAAAGGAAATG GAAAAAGTCCTAGCAGCTGAAAATGCAAGGCTATGTGAGAAGGTGAACTTTtgcaattattattactag
- the LOC126728864 gene encoding serine/threonine-protein phosphatase 7 long form homolog → MAAANAGRIDYTQPGPIDDSVLSQQATHRSEAIWNGRDPGSITCRSRSSEFSKQPPMVDDRVRNIITTVGLEGLLWVPGREIDNGLITALVERWRPETHTFHMPHGEVTITLQDVEVLLGLPVDGEAITGSTQKTWVDVCRDFLGFRPVTQNNHKQLDGQRILINRLLEEVANPLPPDAEEDQLHKYARCYILALLGDTIFMDKSGDRVHLMWVQQLEDLHNPRRYSWGSACLAWLYRELCRASEDTSQIGGSLLLLQYWAWARFPYLCPTVERGPPVGAYGPPVRGPLSLKWLWVPNKKNRPAHIFRDRYREQLASMLPDQVVWQPYEAHFDDLPPWCVAGRAVWTATVPLVCFHLVEKHTPDRVVRQFGMIQEIPEAVNTDRVLHGIDLRGKIGVNWMQKHAVHILEWGNRFYRRCEAVLGDMPPEHEYHDWFKRVTRRFIDRPGAVVTLLIEGYVRLLRRHPVGTEDHNDITEVLTAVQAMTRVQPPIPEAPIEEPAMPTGPSTSTAPAGCQSRPPVATPQLLLISSAVTHSIL, encoded by the exons aTGGCTGCTGCAAATGCTGGACGCATTGACTATACACAGCCTGGACCCATTGACGACTCGGTGTTGTCACAGCAGGCGACGCATCGGTCCGAAGCTATTTGGAATGGGCGG GATCCAGGGTCCATTACCTGCCGTAGTCGTAGTTCAGAGTTCTCCAAGCAACCTCCAATGGTGGACGACCGAGTGAGGAACATCATCACCACAGTTGGTTTGGAGGGACTCCTGTGGGTCCCGGGTAGAGAGATTGACAATGGCCTCATAACGGCCTTAGTGGAGCGATGGCGGCCCGAGACTCACACGTTTCACATGCCACATGGTGAGGTGACCATCACATTGCAGGATGTGGAGGTTCTTCTCGGGCTTCCTGTTGATGGTGAGGCTATAACAGGGAGCACACAAAAAACTTGGGTGGATGTGTGCCGGGACTTCCTTGGCTTTCGACCTGTAACTCAAAACAACCATAAGCAACTTGATGGGCAGAGGATTCTCATCAACCGCCTTTTGGAGGAAGTTGCTAACCCATTGCCGCCTGATGCTGAAGAGGATCAGCTGCATAAGTACGCACGATGCTACATCCTAGCGCTATTGGGGGACACAATATTCATGGACAAATCCGGCGATAGGGTGCATCTAATGTGGGTGCAGCAGTTGGAAGACCTTCACAACCCACGGAGGTACAGTTGGGGAAGTGCTTGCCTTGCATGGTTGTATCGAGAGCTATGCAGGGCAAGCGAGGACACCAGTCAGATTGGTGGGAGCTTGCTGTTGCTCCAGTACTGGGCATGGGCCAGGTTCCCCTATTTGTGCCCGACAGTTGAGCGAGGCCCGCCAGTGGGTGCTTACGGTCCTCCAGTACGTGGTCCACTATCCCTGAA GTGGTTGTGGgtcccaaacaagaaaaataggcCCGCCCACATTTTCAGGGACAGGTATCGCGAGCAACTAGCTTCCATGTTGCCAGACCAG GTGGTGTGGCAGCCATATGAAGCTCATTTTGACGACCTCCCGCCGTGGTGTGTTGCAGGGAGGGCCGTATGGACGGCAACGGTGCCGCTTGTATGTTTCCACCTAGTAGAGAAACATACACCGGATCGTGTTGTTCGTCAATTCGGGATGATCCAAGAAATTCCCGAAGCTGTTAACACTGACAGAGTGCTTCATGGCATTGACTTGAGGGGGAAGATCGGTGTTAATTGGATGCAGAAACATGCTGTGCATATCCTTGAGTGGGGTAATCGCTTTTATCGGCGTTGTGAAGCAGTGCTTGGTGATATGCCTCCAGAGCACGAGTACCACGACTGGTTCAAAAGGGTGACTCGGAGGTTCATCGATAGGCCTGGTGCTGTAGTGACTCTGCTG ATTGAAGGATACGTCCGTTTGTTGAGGCGTCATCCAGTGGGCACGGAGGACCACAATGACATTACTGAGGTACTGACGGCAGTGCAGGCGATGACACGTGTCCAACCTCCTATCCCTGAGGCCCCGATTGAGGAGCCAGCTATGCCTACTGGCCCAAGCACGAGCACAGCTCCGGCCGGATGTCAATCCCGTCCGCCTGTTGCTACCCCTCAGCTTCTCC TCATTTCTTCAGCTGTCACCCATTCCATCCTTTGA